GAAGGCAGCGACTCGCAGCGGACGGAGGACGTTCACTGCAACACGACGCGTGACTCGAGGATGCGCGTCGCAGCTGTGGAACCAGTTGGCGGTGGCGAAAGGGGCGGCGCGAGCCGAGCACCTGCTGGTGCTGGCCACCACGGCGGCCCTGCTGGCGGTGGGGGGCGTGCGCCGGCTGCGCATGCGGCGCCAGGCCCAGCGCCCGCGGTGATGCGCGGAAACCCCACAC
The Myxococcus virescens DNA segment above includes these coding regions:
- a CDS encoding alkaline phosphatase, translated to MTRGCASQLWNQLAVAKGAARAEHLLVLATTAALLAVGGVRRLRMRRQAQRPR